The Heptranchias perlo isolate sHepPer1 chromosome 40, sHepPer1.hap1, whole genome shotgun sequence genome has a window encoding:
- the LOC137305454 gene encoding trans-1,2-dihydrobenzene-1,2-diol dehydrogenase-like isoform X1, with the protein MATRWGICSAGKICHDFMVALKTLPAADHQAVAVASRDSSRARDFAKRHEIPKSYGSYEELANDPNIDIVYVGTINPQHLRVALLMLQAGKNVLCEKPMAMNLREVQQLICAARDSNRFLMEGLWTRFFPVSNAIRCLLSQNNLGEVKMVKAEFGTCMMGTPRVVEKDLGGGVLLDIGCYCLQFVCMVFNGEKPESIHATGFLTEKGVDEAVTIVLKYARNRMAMVTVTMAVQLPNQATISGTKGTITIPGFMWCPTSLVVNGKVREFPLPAPSQPLNFINSTGLRYEAEEVRQCLQKGLKESSQLPLAESELIMSILDEARRQVGVVYNQDTA; encoded by the exons atggCGACGAGGTGGGGAATCTGCAGCGCCGGCAAAATCTGCCACGATTTCATGGTGGCTCTGAAAACCCTCCCGGCTGCGGATCATCAG GCGGTTGCCGTCGCCTCTCGGGACTCATCGCGAGCTCGCGACTTTGCAAAGCGGCATGAAATCCCCAAATCTTACGGCTCGTATGAGGAGCTGGCAAACGATCCCAATATAG ACATTGTCTATGTGGGAACCATCAACCCTCAGCACCTGCGGGTGGCTTTGCTCATGCTACAGGCCGGGAAGAATGTTCTCTGTGAGAAGCCCATGGCCATGAATCTGAGGGAGGTCCAACAGCTCATCTGTGCGGCTCGAGACAGCAACCGATTCCTCATGGAG GGTTTATGGACCAGGTTTTTCCCCGTCTCTAATGCCATTCGATGCCTACTGTCCCAGAACAATTTGGGTGAGGTCAAAATGGTTAAAGCGGAGTTTGGGACGTGTATGATGGGCACTCCACGGGTGGTGGAGAAGGACCTGGGCGGAGGAGTGCTCCTGGACATTGGCTGTTACTGCCTGCAGTTTGTTTGCATGGTTTTCAATGGTGAGAAGCCGGAGTCTATCCATGCCACGGGATTCCTCACCGAGAAAG GTGTTGATGAAGCAGTGACCATTGTACTGAAGTACGCCAGAAATCGTATGGCTATGGTAACTGTAACCATGGCAGTGCAGCTTCCTAACCAGGCAACCATCAGTGGGACAAAAGGGACCATCACG ATTCCAGGGTTTATGTGGTGCCCCACAAGTCTGGTGGTGAATGGGAAAGTCAGGGAGTTTCCACTGCCAGCTCCGTCTCAACCCCTCAACTTCATCAACAGTACCGGCCTGCGCTACGAAGCCGAGGAAGTGCGGCAGTGTCTCCAGAAAG GACTGAAGGAATCTTCCCAGCTACCACTGGCCGAGAGTGAGCTGATCATGAGCATTTTGGACGAGGCTCGAAGGCAGGTGGGGGTGGTGTACAACCAAGACACGGCCTGA
- the LOC137305454 gene encoding trans-1,2-dihydrobenzene-1,2-diol dehydrogenase-like isoform X2: MATRWGICSAGKICHDFMVALKTLPAADHQAVAVASRDSSRARDFAKRHEIPKSYGSYEELANDPNIDIVYVGTINPQHLRVALLMLQAGKNVLCEKPMAMNLREVQQLICAARDSNRFLMEGLWTRFFPVSNAIRCLLSQNNLGEVKMVKAEFGTCMMGTPRVVEKDLGGGVLLDIGCYCLQFVCMVFNGEKPESIHATGFLTEKDSRVYVVPHKSGGEWESQGVSTASSVSTPQLHQQYRPALRSRGSAAVSPERTEGIFPATTGRE; encoded by the exons atggCGACGAGGTGGGGAATCTGCAGCGCCGGCAAAATCTGCCACGATTTCATGGTGGCTCTGAAAACCCTCCCGGCTGCGGATCATCAG GCGGTTGCCGTCGCCTCTCGGGACTCATCGCGAGCTCGCGACTTTGCAAAGCGGCATGAAATCCCCAAATCTTACGGCTCGTATGAGGAGCTGGCAAACGATCCCAATATAG ACATTGTCTATGTGGGAACCATCAACCCTCAGCACCTGCGGGTGGCTTTGCTCATGCTACAGGCCGGGAAGAATGTTCTCTGTGAGAAGCCCATGGCCATGAATCTGAGGGAGGTCCAACAGCTCATCTGTGCGGCTCGAGACAGCAACCGATTCCTCATGGAG GGTTTATGGACCAGGTTTTTCCCCGTCTCTAATGCCATTCGATGCCTACTGTCCCAGAACAATTTGGGTGAGGTCAAAATGGTTAAAGCGGAGTTTGGGACGTGTATGATGGGCACTCCACGGGTGGTGGAGAAGGACCTGGGCGGAGGAGTGCTCCTGGACATTGGCTGTTACTGCCTGCAGTTTGTTTGCATGGTTTTCAATGGTGAGAAGCCGGAGTCTATCCATGCCACGGGATTCCTCACCGAGAAAG ATTCCAGGGTTTATGTGGTGCCCCACAAGTCTGGTGGTGAATGGGAAAGTCAGGGAGTTTCCACTGCCAGCTCCGTCTCAACCCCTCAACTTCATCAACAGTACCGGCCTGCGCTACGAAGCCGAGGAAGTGCGGCAGTGTCTCCAGAAAG GACTGAAGGAATCTTCCCAGCTACCACTGGCCGAGAGTGA